Proteins co-encoded in one Longimicrobium sp. genomic window:
- the pgsA gene encoding CDP-diacylglycerol--glycerol-3-phosphate 3-phosphatidyltransferase, which produces MAWLNLPNAITIGRIALAVLLAPMILTDRFGVRLAAFVVFLVAAFSDMVDGKIARKHNLITDFGKLADPLADKLLLACTIVPFYLLSHGMEPETPFPWFGATLPLWILVVIFGREIFITVFRGYAARRGVVLAAGKAGKLKAVFQNIAIGAVIFWYALHSTARAHGWEGASFWEGFWVPFHRLFSMANLAVAVVLTVWSLYVYLQTFRTLDLQRKEAR; this is translated from the coding sequence ATGGCCTGGCTCAACCTCCCCAACGCCATCACCATCGGCCGCATCGCGCTGGCCGTGCTGCTGGCGCCGATGATCCTCACCGACAGGTTCGGGGTGCGCCTGGCCGCGTTCGTGGTCTTCCTGGTGGCCGCGTTCTCGGACATGGTGGACGGGAAGATCGCCCGCAAGCACAACCTGATCACCGACTTCGGCAAGCTGGCCGACCCCCTGGCCGACAAGCTCCTGCTGGCCTGCACCATCGTCCCCTTCTACCTCCTCTCGCACGGGATGGAGCCCGAGACGCCGTTCCCCTGGTTCGGCGCCACGCTCCCGCTCTGGATCCTGGTGGTCATCTTCGGGCGGGAGATCTTCATCACCGTCTTCCGCGGCTACGCGGCCCGGCGCGGGGTGGTGCTGGCGGCGGGGAAGGCGGGGAAGCTCAAGGCCGTCTTCCAGAACATCGCCATCGGCGCCGTCATCTTCTGGTACGCCCTCCACTCGACCGCGCGGGCGCACGGGTGGGAGGGCGCCTCGTTCTGGGAGGGCTTCTGGGTCCCCTTCCACCGCCTCTTCTCCATGGCGAACCTGGCCGTGGCGGTGGTGCTCACCGTCTGGTCGCTCTACGTGTACCTGCAGACCTTCCGCACGCTCGACCTGCAGCGGAAGGAGGCGCGCTGA
- a CDS encoding GTPase domain-containing protein, protein MSMINYASREINCKIVYYGPGLCGKTTNLEYIYEKVAPNTRGKLISLATETERTLFFDFLPVDLGAIRGFKTRFHLYTVPGQVYYNASRKLILKGVDGVVFVADSQVERLDANIESMHNLYENLSEYGLDLREIPFVIQYNKRDLPNISSVQELEAQLNPNRVQYFEAVGTRGIGVFDTLKAVSKQVIKALS, encoded by the coding sequence ATGTCGATGATCAACTACGCCTCGCGCGAGATCAACTGCAAGATCGTCTACTACGGCCCCGGCCTCTGCGGGAAGACCACCAACCTGGAGTACATCTACGAGAAGGTGGCGCCCAACACGCGCGGCAAGCTGATCTCGCTGGCCACCGAGACCGAGCGCACCCTCTTCTTCGACTTCCTCCCGGTGGACCTGGGGGCGATCCGCGGCTTCAAGACGCGCTTCCACCTGTACACGGTCCCCGGGCAGGTGTACTACAACGCCAGCCGCAAGCTCATCCTCAAGGGGGTCGACGGGGTGGTGTTCGTGGCCGACAGCCAGGTGGAGCGGCTCGACGCCAACATCGAGAGCATGCACAACCTCTACGAGAACCTCTCGGAGTACGGGCTGGACCTGCGCGAGATCCCCTTCGTGATCCAGTACAACAAGCGCGACCTCCCCAACATCTCCTCGGTGCAGGAGCTGGAGGCGCAGCTCAACCCCAACCGGGTGCAGTACTTCGAGGCGGTGGGCACGCGTGGGATCGGGGTCTTCGACACGCTGAAGGCCGTCAGCAAGCAGGTCATCAAGGCGCTGAGCTGA
- a CDS encoding roadblock/LC7 domain-containing protein, which produces MAGGASSWSFEERDFHRIDRLLQDFLYDSNARCALLVDRTGQLVTTAGEKPDFDTTAFASLAAADFSANDQLASMIGENEFSSLFHQGEKESMYLADVVRRVILVVLFDNRTTLGMIRIKVKALVKELGETFREMFERSAAAPPSLRMEASFVDEAEDEIDRLFGDL; this is translated from the coding sequence ATGGCGGGCGGCGCCAGCAGCTGGTCGTTCGAGGAGCGCGACTTCCACCGGATCGACCGGCTCCTCCAGGACTTCCTCTACGACTCCAACGCCCGCTGCGCCCTGCTGGTGGACCGCACCGGGCAGCTGGTGACCACCGCGGGCGAGAAGCCCGACTTCGACACCACCGCCTTCGCCAGCCTGGCCGCGGCCGACTTCTCGGCCAACGACCAGCTCGCCAGCATGATCGGCGAGAACGAGTTCTCCTCGCTCTTCCACCAGGGCGAGAAGGAGAGCATGTACCTGGCCGACGTGGTGCGGCGGGTGATCCTGGTGGTGCTCTTCGACAACCGCACGACGCTCGGGATGATCCGGATCAAGGTGAAGGCACTGGTGAAGGAGCTGGGCGAGACCTTCCGCGAGATGTTCGAGCGCTCGGCCGCGGCGCCGCCCAGCTTGCGCATGGAGGCCTCCTTCGTCGACGAGGCGGAGGACGAGATCGACCGCCTGTTCGGCGATCTCTAG
- the recR gene encoding recombination mediator RecR yields MSAIDDLTGELARLPGIGRKTALRLAFHILKAPADEAHRLARAILAVREKVRPCEECGNLTEVSPCAICSSTRRDGTTVCVVEEASDIMAIERTGEYRGMYHVLGGRLSPLDGIGPSELNVGPLMRRVGTGMVREVVLATNPSVEGEATAMYLRKLIGPLGVKVTRIARGLPVGGDLEYADGVTIAEAINHRREL; encoded by the coding sequence TTGTCCGCCATCGACGACCTCACGGGCGAGCTGGCCCGGCTTCCCGGCATCGGCCGGAAGACGGCGCTCCGGCTCGCCTTCCACATCCTCAAGGCCCCGGCCGACGAGGCGCACCGCCTGGCGCGCGCCATCCTGGCCGTGCGCGAGAAGGTGCGCCCGTGCGAGGAGTGCGGGAACCTCACCGAGGTCTCCCCGTGCGCCATCTGCAGCAGCACCCGGCGCGACGGGACCACGGTGTGCGTGGTGGAGGAGGCCAGCGACATCATGGCCATCGAGCGCACCGGCGAGTACCGGGGGATGTACCACGTGCTGGGCGGACGCCTGTCGCCGCTGGACGGCATCGGCCCCTCGGAGCTGAACGTGGGTCCGCTGATGAGGCGCGTGGGCACCGGCATGGTGCGCGAGGTGGTGCTGGCCACCAACCCCAGCGTGGAGGGCGAGGCCACCGCGATGTACCTGCGCAAGCTGATCGGCCCGCTGGGCGTCAAGGTCACCCGCATCGCCCGCGGCCTCCCCGTGGGCGGCGACCTGGAGTACGCCGACGGCGTCACCATCGCCGAGGCGATCAACCACCGGCGCGAGCTCTGA
- a CDS encoding YbaB/EbfC family nucleoid-associated protein has translation MNANFQQLLQMGQQVQARLSQLQTELGQKTVSCSSGGGMVTATADGRGKIRAIKIDPTVLEGGDVEMLEDLVLAAVSEAQNRAQQLYEEEMRKVSGGFSLPFSLPEL, from the coding sequence ATGAACGCGAACTTTCAGCAGCTCCTGCAGATGGGCCAGCAGGTGCAGGCCCGTCTTTCCCAGCTTCAGACCGAGCTCGGCCAGAAGACCGTCTCCTGCTCCAGCGGCGGCGGGATGGTGACCGCCACCGCCGACGGGCGCGGGAAGATCCGCGCGATCAAGATCGACCCCACCGTGCTGGAGGGCGGCGACGTGGAGATGCTGGAGGACCTGGTGCTGGCCGCCGTCAGCGAGGCGCAGAACCGCGCCCAGCAGCTCTACGAGGAGGAGATGCGCAAGGTCTCGGGCGGCTTCTCCCTCCCGTTCTCGCTCCCCGAGCTCTGA
- the dnaX gene encoding DNA polymerase III subunit gamma/tau, which produces MSRTALARTYRPRRFSEVATQAHVSETLRSAVQKGRVAHAYLFCGPRGVGKTTLARVLAMALNCPNRGPDGEPCGACESCERIWAGRTSLDVVEIDAASNRGVDDARELRERAMYAPSEEDRFKVYIIDEAHMLTREAWNALLKILEEPPPRVIFVFATTEPQKIQQAAPPILSRCQRFDFHRISTPDLVGRLRTVMNAEGIQAGDDVLLPIALKADGGMRDGLSLLDQVLSFTEGAPTADDVRRILGLVGTEVYLELFAVIAERRAADVFRFVGRLLDEGYDLTEFYRGLADFLRALLIVRLGGGDAESVRSDLRGAVAEAAGRFAPGDLLRMLAQVAELDADGRFRKSGEQRILIELLLLRFAYLESTVSLEDVLAALGEGGGGGRGNGGGRPAPEPPPARPADRGAPAPSSFAPPPRPAPEPAARVPEPRAQASAEAPAPRAAAGPPAFDDAPLPPAPDDPAPAPVAAPAVEPPAAREAAPTATMSPSSPEPSPEPVAAPPSGSAEAGPIDPVRFGGAWKALLQSGEGLPPGIGMMLRAARPTLAGGRQVRLEFPPSHPAIEKLGQPATRKAVEDALARRLGGPVSLSAAAGQGGSVDAPSGRFTAASARADRLKRMMEGEPVLSAAVQAWDLEIVE; this is translated from the coding sequence TTGTCGCGCACCGCACTCGCCCGCACCTACCGCCCCCGGCGCTTCAGCGAGGTCGCCACGCAGGCGCACGTCTCCGAGACGCTGCGCTCGGCCGTGCAGAAGGGCCGGGTGGCGCACGCCTACCTGTTCTGCGGGCCGCGCGGGGTGGGGAAGACCACGCTGGCCCGCGTGCTGGCGATGGCGCTCAACTGCCCCAACCGGGGGCCCGACGGCGAGCCGTGCGGCGCGTGCGAGAGCTGCGAGCGCATCTGGGCCGGGCGCACCTCGCTGGACGTGGTGGAGATCGACGCCGCCAGCAACCGCGGCGTCGACGACGCGCGCGAGCTGCGCGAGCGCGCCATGTACGCCCCCTCGGAGGAAGACCGCTTCAAGGTCTACATCATCGACGAGGCGCACATGCTCACCCGCGAGGCGTGGAACGCGCTGCTCAAGATCCTGGAGGAGCCGCCCCCGCGGGTGATCTTCGTCTTCGCCACCACCGAGCCGCAGAAGATCCAGCAGGCCGCCCCCCCGATCCTGTCGCGCTGCCAGCGCTTCGACTTCCACCGCATCTCCACCCCCGACCTGGTGGGGCGGCTCAGGACGGTGATGAACGCCGAGGGGATCCAGGCGGGCGACGACGTGCTGCTGCCGATCGCGCTCAAGGCCGACGGCGGGATGCGCGACGGGCTCTCGCTGCTGGACCAGGTGCTCTCCTTCACCGAGGGCGCCCCGACCGCCGACGACGTGCGGCGCATCCTGGGGCTGGTGGGGACGGAGGTGTACCTGGAGCTCTTCGCCGTGATCGCCGAGCGGCGCGCGGCCGACGTGTTCCGCTTCGTGGGGCGGCTGCTGGACGAGGGGTACGACCTCACCGAGTTCTACCGCGGCCTGGCCGACTTCCTCCGCGCGCTCCTGATCGTGCGCCTGGGGGGCGGCGACGCCGAGTCGGTGCGCTCCGACCTGCGCGGGGCGGTGGCGGAGGCGGCCGGGCGCTTCGCCCCGGGCGACCTGCTGCGCATGCTGGCCCAGGTGGCCGAGCTGGACGCCGACGGCCGCTTCCGCAAGAGCGGCGAGCAGCGCATCCTGATCGAGCTGCTCCTGCTGCGCTTCGCGTACCTGGAGAGCACGGTGAGCCTGGAGGACGTGCTCGCCGCGCTGGGCGAAGGAGGCGGCGGCGGGCGCGGCAACGGCGGCGGACGTCCCGCGCCCGAGCCCCCGCCGGCGCGGCCGGCGGACCGCGGCGCGCCGGCCCCGTCCAGCTTCGCGCCGCCGCCGCGCCCCGCGCCGGAGCCCGCCGCCCGGGTCCCCGAGCCGCGCGCCCAGGCGAGCGCCGAGGCGCCGGCGCCGCGGGCAGCTGCGGGGCCGCCGGCGTTCGACGACGCGCCGCTCCCGCCCGCGCCGGACGACCCCGCGCCGGCGCCCGTCGCCGCTCCGGCCGTTGAGCCGCCCGCCGCGCGCGAGGCCGCGCCAACGGCGACGATGTCGCCTTCTTCGCCCGAGCCCTCGCCCGAGCCGGTGGCCGCGCCGCCGTCCGGCTCCGCGGAGGCGGGGCCGATCGACCCCGTGCGCTTCGGCGGGGCGTGGAAGGCGCTGCTGCAGAGCGGGGAGGGGCTGCCGCCGGGGATCGGGATGATGCTGCGCGCGGCGCGTCCCACGCTCGCCGGGGGGCGGCAGGTGCGGCTGGAGTTCCCGCCCTCGCACCCGGCGATCGAGAAGCTGGGGCAGCCGGCCACGCGCAAGGCGGTGGAGGACGCGCTGGCCCGCCGGCTGGGCGGCCCCGTCTCGCTCAGCGCCGCCGCGGGGCAGGGGGGGAGCGTCGACGCGCCCTCCGGCCGCTTCACCGCCGCCAGCGCCCGGGCCGACCGGCTGAAGCGGATGATGGAAGGGGAACCGGTCCTCTCCGCCGCGGTACAAGCGTGGGACCTGGAAATCGTTGAATGA